From a region of the Chitinophaga caseinilytica genome:
- a CDS encoding T9SS type A sorting domain-containing protein yields MYKTVTLILFTFFCALSLPAWSQSKSTNPSTFPEGENTSKVVKAYPNPATTKIYFEIQRNNDKVYEIIVYNFLGKKVDHLKNLANRAQLPLDNYYSGLYIFQLREKDGTLVESGKFNVVK; encoded by the coding sequence ATGTACAAAACCGTTACTCTCATCCTATTTACTTTCTTCTGCGCCCTGTCGTTACCGGCATGGTCCCAAAGCAAGTCTACCAATCCCTCTACATTCCCCGAGGGCGAGAATACGAGTAAGGTAGTGAAGGCTTATCCTAATCCCGCTACAACTAAGATTTATTTCGAAATTCAGCGTAATAACGATAAGGTTTACGAGATTATTGTATATAACTTCCTGGGCAAGAAGGTGGACCACCTGAAGAACCTTGCCAACCGCGCGCAACTTCCTTTGGACAATTATTACAGTGGTCTTTACATTTTCCAGTTGAGGGAAAAAGACGGGACACTGGTGGAATCGGGGAAGTTCAACGTCGTCAAATAA